Proteins encoded by one window of Ursus arctos isolate Adak ecotype North America unplaced genomic scaffold, UrsArc2.0 scaffold_22, whole genome shotgun sequence:
- the LOC113259762 gene encoding olfactory receptor 8B3-like: MAPGNGSFVTEFILMGLTDLPYLQLPLFCLFLVMYVVTVLGNLCLVTLIGLNSHLYTPMYFFLFNLSFIDLCYSSVFTPKMLTHFTSKKNIISYRGCMTQLYFLCFFAISEAYVLTSMAYDRYVAICNPLLYNVVMSPKVCSILILGSYLMAFLDAMAHTGCMLRLTFCDANTINHYLCDILPLLQLSCTSTYVNELVVFIVEGINVMVPSVTIFVSYGFILSSILRISSTEGRSKAFSTCSSHIVAVSLFFGSGAFTYLKPSSAGSLDEGKISSVFYTNVVPLMNPFIYSLRNKDIKLAVRKTLSKRHF; this comes from the coding sequence ATGGCTCCTGGAAATGGTTCTTTTGTGACTGAATTCATTCTGATGGGGCTCACAGACTTACCATATCTCCAGCTCCCTCTGTTCTGCCTGTTTCTAGTTATGTATGTGGTCACTGTGTTGGGAAATTTATGCTTGGTAACTCTAATTGGGCTGAATTCACACCTCTacacccccatgtactttttcctcttcaatttgtCCTTCATAGATCTCTGTTATTCTTCTGTGTTTACACCCAAAATGCTGACTCACTTCACATCAAAGAAGAATATTATCTCCTACAGGGGATGCATGACCCAgctttactttttatgtttttttgctatttctgAGGCTTATGTGCTGACATCAATGGCCtatgatcgctatgtggccatttGCAACCCACTTTTGTATAATGTTGTCATGTCCCCTAAAGTGTGTTCAATCCTTATACTTGGTTCATACTTGATGGCATTTTTGGATGCCATGGCTCACACAGGATGCATGCTGAGACTGACCTTCTGTGATGCAAACACCATCAACCATTATTTGTGTGAcatcctccctctgctccagctgtCCTGCACCAGCACTTATGTCAATGAGCTGGTGGTTTTCATTGTGGAGGGCATCAATGTGATGGTGCCCAGTGTCACCATCTTTGTCTCCTATGGTTTCATCCTCTCCAGCATCCTGCGCATCAGCTCCACTGAGGGCAGGTCCAAAGCCTTCAGCACCTGCAGCTCCCACATAGttgctgtttctctcttctttggatCAGGTGCATTTACGTATCTTAAACCATCCTCTGCTGGGTCTTTGGATGAGGGGAAAATCTCTTCTGTCTTTTATACCAATGTGGTTCCCTTGATGAACCCTTTCATTTACAGCTtgagaaacaaagacattaaaCTTGCTGTGAGAAAAACTTTGAGTAAGAGACATTTTTGA
- the LOC113259761 gene encoding olfactory receptor 8B3-like, giving the protein MAPGNASFVTEFILMGLTDLPYLQLPLFCLFLIMYVFTVLGNVGSITLIGLNSHLHTPMYFFLFNLSFIDLCYSSVFTPKMLTHFTSKKNIIPYGGCMTQLYFFCCFGISEAYVLTSMAYDRYVAICNPLLYHVAMSPKMCSILMLGSYLVSFLDATAHTGCMLRLTFCDANTINHYLCDILPLLQLSCTSTYVNELVVFIVVGINVIVPSVTIFVSYGFILSSILRISSTEGRSKAFSTCSSHIVALSLFFGSGAFMYLQPSSAGSMDKGKISSVFYTNAVPMMNPFIYSLRNKDIKLAVRKTLSRIMN; this is encoded by the coding sequence ATGGCTCCTGGAAATGCTTCCTTTGTGACTGAATTCATTCTGATGGGGCTCACAGACTTACCATATCTCCAGCTCCCTCTGTTCTGCCTGTTTCTAATCATGTATGTTTTCACTGTGTTGGGGAATGTGGGCTCGATAACTCTAATCGGGCTGAACTcacacctccacacccccatgtactttttcctcttcaatttgtCCTTCATAGACCTCTGTTATTCTTCTGTGTTTACACCCAAAATGCTGACTCACTTCACATCAAAGAAGAATATTATCCCCTACGGGGGATGCATGACCCAGCTGTactttttctgttgctttggtATTTCTGAAGCTTATGTGCTGACATCAATGGCCtatgatcgctatgtggccatctgtaacccACTTTTGTATCATGTTGCCATGTCCCCCAAGATGTGTTCAATCCTTATGCTTGGTTCTTACTTGGTGTCATTTTTGGATGCCACAGCTCACACAGGATGCATGCTGAGACTGACCTTCTGTGATGCAAACACCATCAACCATTATTTGTGTGAcatcctccctctgctccagctgtCCTGCACAAGCACTTATGTCAATGAGCTGGTGGTTTTCATTGTGGTGGGCATCAATGTGATTGTGCCCAGTGTCACCATCTTTGTCTCCTATGGTTTCATCCTCTCCAGCATCCTGCGCATCAGCTCCACTGAGGGCAGGTCCAAAGCCTTCAGCACCTGCAGTTCCCACATagttgctctttctctcttctttggctCAGGTGCATTTATGTATCTTCAACCATCTTCTGCTGGGTCTATGGATAAGGGGAAAATCTCCTCTGTCTTTTATACCAATGCGGTTCCCATGATGAACCCTTTCATTTACAGCTTGAGAAACAAGGACATTAAACTTGCTGTGAGAAAAACTCTGAGTAGGATAATGAATTGA
- the LOC113259760 gene encoding olfactory receptor 145-like has translation MAPTNSSFVTEFILVGLTDLPDLQLPLFFLFLVMYMVTVLGNLGLITLIGLNSHLHTPMYFFLFNLSFIDLCYSSVFTPKMLTHFTSKKNIISYRGCMTQLYFFCFFAISECYVLTSMAYDRYVAICNPLLYHVAMSPKVCSSLTLGSYLMAFLGAMANTGCMLRLTFCDAAVINHYLCDIFPLLQLSCTSTYVSELVVFIVVGIDIIVPSVTIFVSYGFILSSILRISSTEGRSKAFSTCSSHIFAVSLYFGSGAFVYLKPSSVGSMDEGKISSIFYTNVVPMMNPFIYSLRNRDIKLALAKTQSRREF, from the coding sequence ATGGCTCCTACAAACTCCTCTTTTGTGACTGAATTCATCCTGGTGGGGCTCACAGACCTACCAGATCTCCAGCTCCCCCTGTTCTTCTTGTTTCTAGTCATGTATATGGTTACTGTGTTGGGAAATTTGGGCTTAATAACTCTAATTGGGCTGAATTcacacctccacacccccatgtactttttcctcttcaatttgtCCTTCATAGACCTCTGTTATTCTTCTGTGTTTACACCCAAAATGCTGACTCACTTCACATCAAAGAAGAATATTATCTCCTACAGGGGATGCATGACTCagctttactttttctgtttttttgctatttctgAATGCTATGTGCTGACATCAATGGCCtatgatcgctatgtggccatctgtaacccACTTTTGTATCATGTTGCCATGTCCCCCAAAGTGTGTTCCAGCCTTACGCTTGGTTCATATTTGATGGCATTTTTGGGTGCTATGGCTAACACTGGTTGCATGCTGAGACTGACCTTCTGTGATGCAGCCGTTATCAACCATTATTTGTGTGATATATTCCCACTGCTCCAGCTCTCCTGCACAAGCACTTATGTCAGTGAGCTGGTGGTTTTCATTGTGGTGGGCATTGACATCATTGTGCCCAGTGTCACCATCTTTGTCTCTTATGGTTTCATCCTCTCCAGCATCCTGCGCATCAGCTCCACTGAGGGCAGGTCCAAAGCCTTCAGCACCTGCAGTTCCCACATATTTGCTGTTTCTCTCTACTTCGGATCAGGTGCATTTGTGTATCTTAAACCGTCTTCTGTTGGGTCTATGGATGAGGGAAAAATCTCCTCTATCTTTTATACTAATGTGGTTCCCATGATGAACCCTTTCATTTACAGCTTGAGAAACAGAGACATTAAACTCGCTCTTGCAAAAACCCAGAGTAGGAGAGAGTTTTGA
- the LOC113249834 gene encoding olfactory receptor 145-like, with protein sequence MAPGNASFVTEFILMGLTDLPYLQLPLFCLFLVMYVFTVLGNLCLVTLIGLNSHLHTPMYFFLFNLSFIDICYSSVFTPKMLVHFTSKKNIISYRGCMTQLYFFCCFGISEAYVLTSMAYDRYAAICNPLLYHVVVSPKVCSSLMLGSYLMAFLDAMAHTGCMLRLTFCDANTINHYFCDILPLLQLSCTSTYVNELVVFFLVCINVIVPSVTIFVSYGFILSSILCISSTEGRSKAFSTCSSHIVAVSLFFGSGAFMYLQSSSAVSMDNGKISSVFYTNVIPLMNPFIYSLRNSDIKLAVRKTLIRSMN encoded by the coding sequence ATGGCTCCTGGAAATGCTTCCTTTGTGACTGAATTCATTCTGATGGGGCTCACAGACCTACCATATCTCCAGCTCCCTCTGTTCTGCCTGTTTCTAGTCATGTATGTTTTCACTGTGTTGGGAAATTTATGCTTGGTAACTCTAATTGGGCTGAACTCACACcttcacacccccatgtactttttcctcttcaatttgtCCTTCATAGACATTTGTTATTCTTCTGTGTTTACACCCAAAATGCTGGTTCACTTCACATCAAAGAAGAATATTATCTCCTACAGGGGATGCATGACTCAGCTttactttttctgttgttttggtaTTTCTGAAGCTTATGTGCTGACATCAATGGCCTATGATCGCTATGCAGCCATCTGTAACCCACTTTTGTATCATGTTGTCGTGTCGCCTAAAGTGTGTTCCAGTCTTATGCTTGGTTCATACTTGATGGCATTTTTGGATGCCATGGCTCACACTGGATGCATGCTGAGACTGACCTTCTGTGACGCAAACACCATCAACCATTATTTTTGTGAcatcctccctctgctccagctctCCTGCACGAGCACTTATGTCAATGAACTGGTGGTTTTCTTTCTGGTGTGCATCAATGTGATTGTGCCCAGTGTCACCATCTTTGTCTCTTATGGTTTCATCCTCTCCAGCATCCTGTGCATCAGCTCCACTGAGGGCAGGTCCAAAGCCTTCAGCACCTGCAGTTCCCACATAGttgctgtttctctcttctttggatCAGGTGCATTTATGTATCTTCAGTCATCTTCTGCTGTGTCTATGGATAATGGGAAAATCTCCTCTGTCTTTTATACCAATGTGATTCCCTTGATGAACCCTTTCATTTACAGCTTGAGAAACAGTGACATTAAACTTGCTGTGAGAAAAACTCTGATTAGGAGCATGAATTGA